The following coding sequences lie in one Helicoverpa zea isolate HzStark_Cry1AcR chromosome 2, ilHelZeax1.1, whole genome shotgun sequence genomic window:
- the LOC124643501 gene encoding uncharacterized protein LOC124643501, whose protein sequence is MAIAIIYCTLLLLYLQGNSAQQCLHNNQNVGVNNAIGFQQPLQRTNTANNINQTPNGGFNINFPVQPNMQQGNLQQASCANLQGNIQPSLSLQANLQSQAGSGPLPNVQFVKQGSVQLSPGFGPNQAKSQSSTAQLNTGCRQNQISQQQNVATISNVPTSVTQNAPFASNALAELAALKGHPSLLSLFTAQSNAQPQQNQQMANFNPSQNQLSDVQKQFLVRALQSQTSGQNQPSVNFGGPQTQFKIGAADNRPTVTFQSSPVSQQQPQAIVTPIASQQPYITVQAQPLTTYLQNQQPQVIEEPSLMSLILSELQPTQETQYPVYPPYPVQKESKSNLKSLIPLIINLLKEKNNCGCRNCGCPNTGCGGVNNTPEPTIFGGYANQMNYSQGTVETPTKTTTKESKVEEVKNKNKKERKKLKKNDVKVESEEASEENDSEYEDDSEEN, encoded by the exons ATGGCGATAGCCATAATTTATTGTACGTTGCTGCTATTATATCtacag GGGAATAGTGCACAACAATGTTTGCATAATAATCAAAATGTAGGCGTAAACAACGCCATCGGGTTCCAACAACCATTGCAAAGGACGAATACAGCGAATAACATAAACCAAACCCCAAATGGAGGATTTAACATCAATTTTCCAGTGCAACCCAATATGCAACAAGGCAATTTGCAACAAGCCAGCTGCGCGAATTTGCAGGGGAATATACAGCCATCATTGAGTCTCCAAGCTAATTTACAGTCACAGGCCGGGTCAGGGCCACTACCTAATGTCCAGTTTGTCAAACAAGGATCAGTTCAGTTGTCTCCCGGCTTTGGACCCAATCAGGCAAAATCACAATCAAGCACGGCGCAGTTAAATACTGGTTGTCGACAAAATCAAATTTCGCAACAGCAAAACGTGGCTACTATTTCAAATGTACCAACGTCAGTTACACAAAACGCTCCGTTCGCATCTAATGCACTTGCGGAATTAGCAGCTCTGAAAGGCCATCCTTCATTATTGTCACTTTTTACCGCGCAAAGTAACGCTCAGCCGCAACAGAACCAACAAATGGCTAATTTTAATCCATCGCAAAACCAATTATCGGACGTGCAAAAACAATTTTTGGTTCGTGCTCTTCAGTCACAAACTTCTGGACAAAATCAACCTTCTGTGAATTTCGGAGGACCTCAAACACAGTTCAAAATAGGCGCTGCAGATAATCGACCAACTGTCACCTTCCAATCTTCACCTGTTTCGCAGCAGCAGCCCCAGGCCATAGTGACTCCAATAGCCAGCCAACAACCTTATATAACAGTCCAAGCTCAACCATTAACAACTTATCTTCAAAATCAACAACCACAAGTTATAGAGGAACCGTCATTAATGTCACTCATTTTATCAGAACTCCAGCCCACCCAGGAAACCCAGTATCCAGTGTACCCGCCGTACCCAGTACAAAAAGAGTCGAAATCAAATCTGAAATCGTTGATCCCGTTGATAATAAATTTACTCAAAGAGAAAAATAACTGTGGCTGCCGGAATTGTGGGTGTCCGAATACCGGATGTGGTGGTGTGAACAATACGCCTGAACCAACTATATTTGGAGGATACGCGAATCAAATGAATTATAGTCAAGGGACGGTAGAAACGCCTACGAAAACTACTACAAAAGAAAGTAAGGTTGAAGAAgtgaaaaataagaataaaaaagaacgaaaaaaattaaagaagaatGATGTAAAGGTTGAGAGTGAAGAGGCTTCTGAAGAAAATGATTCAGAGTATGAAGACGATAGCgaagaaaattaa
- the LOC124643535 gene encoding glycine-rich cell wall structural protein 1-like, with protein MASVAWLACLVVFSNVILIQAQFGGFGAPGCGGYGAPPPYPIVVRSNNDDDSFKHILPILLLLLCDGGYGGYGGYGGGFGGGCGGGCGGGCGGGGGNCCQNIPIPYPIPIPINSPVINSCP; from the exons ATGGCTTCCGTAGCGTGGCTCGCTTGCCTTGTGGTTTTCTCCAAC GTGATCCTGATCCAAGCCCAATTTGGGGGCTTCGGAGCGCCAGGATGCGGTGGTTATGGAGCTCCTCCACCATACCCCATCGTGGTGAGATCCAACAATGATGATGACAGCTTCAAGCACATCCTGCCGATCCTCCTCCTCCTGCTCTGTGACGGAGGTTACGGAGGCTACGGTGGTTACGGCGGTGGCTTTGGAGGCGGTTGCGGGGGCGGCTGCGGTGGCGgttgcggcggcggcggtggcaACTGCTGCCAAAACATCCCCATTCCCTACCCCATCCCGATCCCCATTAACAGCCCTGTTATCAACAGCTGCCCATAA